The following nucleotide sequence is from Salvia splendens isolate huo1 chromosome 2, SspV2, whole genome shotgun sequence.
attataatttatataggtTCTCACATTCGTTTACAAAAATTTACTACTACTTTCGAGTTatgtgaatgaatgaatgatttATATGCTGCTAATTAAGTTACATCTCAAATTAATGGTTCTACATTTTTTTGTCGTATCTTGCTAAACATGCTGTAACTAGTTTTTGGACCAAAAAATAATGTAGATTGAGCTAAAAGAATTTCTAAAGAAAATAGGTAAATTTGGAAGATATATTTGTCAGTTAGTTTTCTTGAAAaggtaaatatatatttttaaaaggaAGAAGATAACTtgaaaatagataaataaaaataggaatataatcaaatgcaaattctaaatattgtacaaactctaaactatgatctggaccgttaaaaaatgttaacagatgacaaaataacagcaacagaaaatatcaacagtaTTAACGGTTGACATCgtattgacattgtattgacattgtgttgatataaaaatcttaaaattttacaCTATGTTGACATTATATTGAAGTTGTGTTGACACACTGTGTCGAaaagtttagagtttgtacaatatatgagtttgcattttatcactacccaatAAAAATAACTtccatatttttctttttgaaaaaattaaagaaggtataatattttctcaaatatttttcttacggcaaaataaatattttataataatgaattttctttatcttttctttAGACTTACTTGCTCCTTTGACGATTCACAAAATAAATAGGTTGCCAAAAATATATTGGCCAATTAGGAAGACTGGAAGAAAGACTTAATTAGATGGCGAATcaaattacaaatataattttaattcaattataaagaATTGATAAATATGAGGCGATTTGAATTGATCATATACCACGTTTGCAAGGGCGACCAAAAGCATCTTTCATAGACTCATAAATCTAAATGAAAGATCAACGGgacaaaaaattaaatcttaAAAATAATCAGGATATCAGATATGTGCCCGCAATTCCgccaaataaataattatgcaTATACTTCTATATTTATTCCCAAATAATAGGTGTGACGCACTTTGGATTCATGATTTTAATAGGTTTaaacattaaaatataatataaatctaAGTAAAAGATCCAGCCACATGTATCAGTAAAAAAATGATATAGGGTGATTCAAAGAAAAAAGTTTTCTAAATGAGATTTTTTTATAATCTAATCTATTAAAGAGAAACACGTCTTACCTTGCTTAAAAAAATCCaagtaaatataaaaaatattttacataaAAGAGAGAACTACTATATAAATTTTATGGGCTACATCTTTATAGTATTGGAGTATTAGAGCGgatctattattattaattgaaatttaactGACTCAATAAAACATCTATAGTGAAATAGATTGATCCAACAATATATCTGAATTAAATTTTGTCCAATTAACCGAGGATTGGTGTAATCTTATCcgggaaaaaaattgaacccCTCCCAAATTAATCATGAAGGGTATTTAATACAATTCTATCTTAATCTAGCTTGTTTGTTACACACATGGTGGGGAATATTAAATCTTCACAatataacaaaaagaaaacagaaaatctCATCATATATTCTAGCTATTTAGCATCGATAGGAGAAATTCTAAATTATTAGGAATTATAGTATAATTGCACGAATAAAATCACAATATTTTCCATAATTCAGTTTGTTTTCTTCGCGAAGGATGATTGAGCCTTACACAATTATTAATAAAGCCTGAATTAGATCATTTAGAATTAAGGCTAGGATGACTGTACCTCTAACTACAAGTTACTTATTGTTATGTTGTACTAACATAACATGCATCTTAACTTgacattattaatttaattctcAAAACCTTTAATCGACATACAATTTGTCGGCTGGAGCCACCACATGTGACCCACATCTTAAGCCCACAATTACAAAGTTGGTTGATAAGGACAACGCTCACAcatgtcattttattttattttattttattttattctaaacTCAAAAAAGGTAAATCATATAGTCCCTCCTCTGTTCCGCGTTAGCGGAGTTATTTTGACATTTTCATACATTTCATAATAGTAAGGCCATTTCCTTTTATTAggaaaagtcaacacatttttcagttctactttactttctcttactttatttcttctttttttttcattttctatttttttcttcatttacttaactcatttaacataatatttcataaattgCACCGAAAAGAAAAACCTCTACTACCGCGGAATGGAGAGATTAGTAAATATCTGAAGATCGCATTTAATATAGATGAGGAAAGTTCAATTAAATCTTGTTCTAAAGTATATTCATAAGAGACTTTGTTCTAACATTTGTGAATTTTATAAttccattaataaaaattaaatattgaacaAAGTTTAATGGTCTACACAAAGCATTCACTTGATCAAGCATGATTGTCTTGCAAGGGATAAGGATTCATCTTGTTCCCAATATTgtatatttagttttttttctcAAATGAAAGATAACTTGAGCTAATAGCTTGTCATCTAAGAAATTCGGACTTGATTGGTTTAGTATCTAATTTTGCTTTTCAAACTCCTGTTTTACTACAAAGATACAATGAGTGGTAGCACAAAGTGAGGAACAGAGAATTAAGATGACAATTAAGTTTGTTTGGACATAACTTAAGCATGATCGGTATAATTAAATGATGTGGTCTCTTGTGCGCGGGTGCACGGAGAGATCGTGCATTTTGCGGAAGAAGGCGGGGGAGGAGACGGAGCTTTAGACATACAACTTGGTTGTTACCAATCACACTTGTTCCTCTATAACTAATGTACACAACGGTGTGGATAGGCTACAGGAAGGAAGAAGGGATACACCTTAGAAGAGTGGATATGCATGGGTACTTACCGGTTCACGCGAGTTTCAAGAGGGCACGTTGAAATGGAAAAGCCACGATATGACAAACGCAAACACCATGCAAGCTAACAAGAAGTTGAGGAAGCGCCGGCCTTGCCAGAAGTTCCGCGACTGGGATGCTGCacttgcagcagcagcagcagcagtatCAGCGGTCTCGTTCCATGACTCTGTCAGCTCAGCCTCAGTTACCCCGACCACATTTATTGCAAGGGATCCACATATCTCACAGGTTCTGTATATCACAACATACAGAAAATTCATGTCATTTCGCTTGCTTAACCAGAGCAACGAGCAACTAATACAAAGTGTATATGATCCTAAGAGAAAATGTACCCTCACCAAATCCAAAGACACAAGTATAGCAACACACTAGAGATATCTGAAATTTCATTTGATATACTCGAAAGAATATAAGAGAGTTTCAATGAGAACACCTTTTCTTCACTTGAGATTCTCGAAAGGATGTATATGAGGGGTCTGATAGGAGATTATTCCAAAGCAGGAATGAAACAAACGAAGTCCTTGGCTCAGGAAATGCATAATGCACCTAAAATCCTCCACAAAATCAAGAATTTGCGCTAATATGAAAAATATTGCCATGATATCTCAAGCATAGTATTAATCGGTTACATTAAGCAGCTTGCTTTAATTCATTGAATGAAATAACGTGGTAGAACTCCATACATAGAAGTTTCAAACTAATATTCAGCTAGCAGAGGATTCATTGTGTACAAGCTCTTTTCCTATAGCTTATATGCTTCTCTTTGGATAAATCTTCATCTTCATAAATAAAAGTCTCAAGTCCTTTGACATAGGACCACAAAATGATTCCACTTGCAAAgtggagtattattattttagaaaaaattgtATGATAAAGATAAGAGATGCTGGATCGAACGAGTCATACTCTGTGACGAAGTCGACAAGGTAAACATAGAATAGGATGAAAGGCAAATACATACACCAAACCATGTACTAAATGACTTGAGACTACTAAACAACCACAACAAGTAGCCCAACTTTCCCACACTGATTGAATTTCAACAGATCCAAATAATAACAACACCAAAAGCATTCTAACAAGGCCAAGGTTGAAAGAGAAGATTAGATTCTCACAATGTGAAACAAAAGTATTTCACTATCAAACCATTCCTAGTGCTCACATCTTTTTACCTCTTTGTCCACCACACTAGTATTCTTTTTTCCTCTTTATTATAAAGCTAAAGTTCAAAGGATCCAAAGGAGAACATTCCAATTTATCTTCCTTATAGTGAACCTTTCGGCCTTCCACCTAAGTTATTAAAACAATCAAGAACACAACGCTTCATCAATGGCCCAATTCAGCAACTTAACAGCTAGCAATCAACGAAACAAACAGTTCACCACAAATCACATCAAGATTtcattttttctgaatttacttACTTGTCTCCTTTAATCTTGAACCAGGCCTCAGCACATTGGTTGTGGGCAGCAGCCAAATCCTCCTTACAAGAGCATCCCAGTTCAATGGGAAACCCTGAGCCCTGATCAGTTGCATCCATTCTGAGGTGGCATATCCTACAATCCCTCTCAATTTTAGCCCCAATCTCTACCGAGCACTCAGACACACTGGATTCTCTCCTCTCCTCCCCACCATTGCCGTTTTCTGCCACAGCCACAACCTCGATTGCAACTTTCCCTAAACCACCGACATTATCAGAATCAGCTGCGGATTCCGAATCCGCGTTACTGGGTTCTTGTAAAGATTGCATCTTTGGATAAACCCAGGTGAGAAATCTTcatgtaagagcatccacaatggcggcgagcggaccggctagccgatccccggcgctagccggtccgctcgcccaaccattgtaaccggctagccgaatttcggcgaaaaaatcatcgagcgcacgccgattttcgagcactggccgatgcgctcgccgatccgctggccgccattgcaggctccggatcgGCGAGTGGTCGGTGagcggattttttttatttaattttcgaaacactatatatacgcgatttgcacgtcatttttaTTTGCACAACTTGTTTTAAtgagtattctctctatcttaatttctgtacaagagcaacaacgcgaaatggataacaacaacgaaggtacttCAGTGACGAGCGGGCCTCAAACTCCctcggtacccgtgggaggtggatggggtccgatgcccgggtactacaacatgtacccgtggcagcagatgatgcccgggatggcaggcGGGGGTAGTATGCCCGTGATGGCAGGCGGGGttagtatgccgggatggcagggagTACCGGGATTGCATcccggtatgcagatgatgccggggggtaACGGCGATGCAGCCCGTGACGCAGGGGACGCCaggggggacaacgtctattGCCCCAgctttgatttttcgactgcttcttcgcacacatcgacctcATCGGAGACACAGTTCACGCAatttgagactttctccttagaggagttggggtttgatcttctcggggttccggaaactcccgttcaaacggggggagtagggtgGGGTCGGGACgacccaaagaagaagggcaaggggaagggcaaaagggtcggcgagtcgtcgcagccggttgaTGACGACAGCCAggtacggaggaagtggacggatgcggagaacgtcgcgctgtccaaggcgtgggtgagtgtttgcgatgatcccctcacttcgaacaatcagaggatcatcaacttgtgggccaaaatagcagcagcctacaagtcattttgcccggaggggaggccacgcaacggggaggagtgccggaaggcgtgggaccgaatcagggctggggtctcccgattttcgggcttgtacgccaacgccctccgcatgcagagcagtggccaaactgacgaggactgcaggaggatagcggcgaaagccttccccgtgcccgggctctataaggagttcacctactggaactgctatgaggtgctgacagactccgagaagtttcgggcaggtgtcgacgctggctggccgaagaagcagcggcAGAACTATACCGATGATTACAGCGatagcagcggcggttcccacgacctccccgagggtgCTCAGGAATTctcgtcccctccatcgttcgctcgccgaactcgcccggctggtcaaaggcgggcgcaacgggaatCGAGGGGGGTTTCCGGGGaatcccaggaggtccagtcagCATCCCCCCCTGTTGGCCAGTCGACAGCCGatctcgccttcttcgcgcgtcaacaaacgcgggctcagatggccaagaccttagccgattggaagacggcaactgaccccgaggagaagagttttcttcacgcaatgctcgtgagcatgcgagCCGATTTGAATGCCGCCGCGGCACGGTTGGggggcgacggaggcgacgaggagtgagacagaggcgggtttttttttaattaatgtaattttttttaaaattaatgtaatttttttttatttaatgtaattttttaattttaatactataattgaattttcccgtatttgtgtcataaatttaattccgtattttgtgtgattgttaattatttgttttatataattttgagtgatgtagctaggctattgctaggctattactgggctatttgcttgttttaatgatgtgacatgaggatttttagtgctgatgatatgacagaaggagtttgtggctagactatggctgggatatgactgagctattcttattgtggatgATCTAAATGCTAAATACaatcaatttcatcaataaccTCTCTCTCTTGAGGGTATATTATTGGATTGAGGTAAGCCAATGTAGTGGCAGCATTTAGGTGTCAGTTGATGGGACAGAAAGAGACAGAGGCAAGGAACAAGACAACCCCCAAGAAAGAAATCAGTGGAGCGAAAATCAGGTGTCTGTatagagaaaagagaaaaacacACAGTAGGTGCAGTGAAACAGAAGCGTCGGTAGGGAGAAATACGGTCGTCATAAACGGGGGAAGTTCGTTTTAGACCATTCTTCTTCGCCGGAATTTATAATAGGAGTGGAGTAGTATCTAAACTTTTGATTTTCATTTGTCACGGCTAATTttacattatatacaaaatgttTAACATGGTTTCAATTagtataaaaagtttaaagttaacatatattatataaatataaaaagtttgGCTAGTATTTCAAATCAAATCAGTACATTTACTTTtatatctatactaatctaaagtgcaagtttgatgaaaagtccttaatgccctttttggagggaaaatgtaAAGATGAGATGTCTtctattcaaaaataaatttttaaggcaaaaacaattggacaaataatagcccaataaaatgctaacttcagaagtgttaaaacacattttaatagtgcactaccattaaatttttttataattaagttattacatttatatattaattagccttatatttgagttaaattggaattgtgctagagagtttagtttgtcttccatttatttaggttaaaattgagatttaatcgtttattgcaatactttttaatataaagagtagtgtaaattctcacattattcaaaacaaacaagatgcataaaatattatcgttattttaagtgatagtagtaatttactttttatacgtatatgtggcgggaagtaagaaatttattctttcaaatataa
It contains:
- the LOC121765265 gene encoding uncharacterized protein LOC121765265, producing the protein MQSLQEPSNADSESAADSDNVGGLGKVAIEVVAVAENGNGGEERRESSVSECSVEIGAKIERDCRICHLRMDATDQGSGFPIELGCSCKEDLAAAHNQCAEAWFKIKGDKTCEICGSLAINVVGVTEAELTESWNETADTAAAAAASAASQSRNFWQGRRFLNFLLACMVFAFVISWLFHFNVPS